A part of Parvimonas micra genomic DNA contains:
- a CDS encoding acyltransferase family protein yields the protein MLRKKKGDAVTFLKTANTITILVIILATATARMGETLLFRRVIFTFHMPIFFLLCGLELITHKEEGKKGWCDFLRRMALFFVFPYFLWSLIYSNFSYKNLIWLLYGSYESLIRAGTLPILWFFPCMFMARIISERVIVFTLSFASMKRFTLPLFTVLLFIVGIFLPKIGNLSYPWCINIAFTAAGFMLVGYSIKPLIEKVAKNLLSTVLIFIFSATVFIAGSVLRAESLEMVLLRSGDYGNIIWFFVNSFSGCLLVLSISSLISRNWEKNEPVISEQNEEGINRVTMGILVIHMPLLQQVILPLLGLIPFAIPKILIFPIGMIMTKFISGYLIKVIARYVPQLFGIFPNEQMATINLEDI from the coding sequence GTGCTTAGAAAGAAAAAAGGAGATGCAGTTACCTTCCTTAAAACTGCAAATACCATAACCATATTAGTTATTATCCTTGCAACAGCTACGGCTAGAATGGGAGAAACTTTACTTTTTCGTAGAGTGATTTTTACCTTTCATATGCCAATTTTCTTTCTGCTGTGTGGGCTCGAACTTATTACACATAAGGAGGAAGGGAAAAAAGGATGGTGCGATTTTCTGCGTAGAATGGCTCTTTTCTTTGTTTTTCCTTACTTTTTATGGTCATTGATTTATTCAAATTTTTCGTATAAAAACTTAATTTGGTTACTATATGGTTCGTATGAATCTTTAATTAGAGCTGGTACACTTCCTATATTATGGTTTTTTCCTTGTATGTTTATGGCCAGAATTATATCAGAGAGGGTTATTGTTTTTACTTTGAGTTTTGCTTCTATGAAGAGATTTACTTTGCCGTTATTTACTGTACTTTTATTTATAGTAGGTATCTTTCTTCCAAAGATTGGGAATCTTTCTTATCCTTGGTGTATCAATATAGCTTTTACTGCCGCAGGTTTCATGTTGGTAGGATATTCTATAAAGCCACTGATTGAAAAAGTAGCAAAGAATCTGCTGAGTACAGTTTTAATATTTATATTTTCGGCTACTGTATTTATTGCAGGAAGTGTTTTAAGAGCAGAAAGTCTTGAAATGGTATTGCTAAGAAGTGGAGATTATGGAAATATAATTTGGTTTTTTGTAAACTCTTTTTCAGGTTGTTTGCTTGTACTTAGTATTTCATCTCTTATTAGCCGTAATTGGGAAAAGAATGAACCGGTAATAAGTGAGCAAAACGAAGAGGGAATTAACCGTGTTACTATGGGAATTTTAGTAATTCATATGCCTCTTTTGCAACAGGTGATTTTACCGCTTCTTGGACTTATCCCTTTTGCTATTCCAAAAATATTGATTTTTCCAATAGGTATGATTATGACTAAGTTTATTTCGGGATATCTTATTAAAGTTATTGCTCGATATGTGCCACAGCTTTTTGGCATTTTTCCTAATGAGCAGATGGCAACAATAAATCTCGAAGATATTTAA